The genomic interval GTCGACGTGCGCCTGGAGCCCGGCGGTGGGCCGCGGCCCGACGAGGTCGCGAGCCCGCTGCGTGTCAGCGTGCTCGAACGCGAGCCCGCCCTGCCAGGATGGGCTCAGGCCGACCCGGCGTGGTCGCCCCTGGTGCTCGGCTGGGCCGACCGGCGCGGTGAGCCCGTGGGTGACGCGCTGGTGCTGCGCCGCAGGGTGCCGGGCAGCCGGCGCTTCCTGGCGCTCCTGCCCGAGCCCCCGCGGCTCGGTGGGCTGGAGCGCGAGGCGTCCCTGTGGCGACCGCAGGCGGTCGCGCTGCTGCGCGCCCTGGGCGCGTTCGCGGTGCGGATCGGTCTCGGGGTGCCGTCGGACTCGCACGCCGTGCCGGAGCTCGCGAACGCTGACGAGCCGGCGAGGAACCTCCCAGCCCGCCTTCGTTGAAGATCCAGGATCTTCACAGCCCCCTCACGAGGATGTCCCTGTGAGCCTGACCGGGTCCCCGCTGCAGTACGGCAGCATCGCCATCGCGGCCGTGGCGTTCGTCGTCGTCATCGTCCTGTGGGGGCGGCTCGCGAAGGTGAACGTGGTCACGGTGGCCGTCCGGGCCGTCGCGCTGCTGGGCGTCAACGCGCTGGTGGTCTTCGCGATGCTCGTCTCGGCCAACGACTACTTCGCCTTCTACAGCGGCTGGGACGACCTGGCCGGCGCCAACGCCGACGCCGTGGTCGCCACCAAGGGCGCCGCCAGAGCCACGGAGACCAAGGCCCAGGAGAACGCCCTCCTGGCGGGCACCACCAAGCCGGCGGCTCCGCAGGGCACGCCGGTGGACGGCTACGACGGGCGGGTCCAGCGGCTCACCGTCACTGGCCCCTCGGGCACCACGGGCACCGTGCTGGTGGTGCTGCCGCGCGGCTACGACGACCCCTCGCAGGCCTCCACCACGTACCCCGTCCTCGTGGCCCTCCACGGCTCCCCGGGCAGCCCCAAGCAGTGGCTCACCGCGCTCGACGTCCGTCCCGCCGTCGACCTGGTCGTGAAGGCGAACCAGATGGCCGAGCCGATCGTGGTGCTACCCGACCTCGGCATCCCCGCCGGACGGGACACCGAGTGCCTCGACGGACCGCAGGGCCAGCCCCAGGTCGAGACCTGGCTCTCGGACGCGCTGCCCAAGGCGGTCGAGGCGAGCTACCGCGCACGGACCAGCCCCCAGGCGTGGGCCGCCATGGGCTTCTCCATGGGCGGCTGGTGCGCCGCCGAGCTGACCATGCTGCACCCCCAGCAGTACGGCGCCGGCATCGTCATGGGCGGGTACTTCCGGTACGAGCCGGGCAGCGGCTACGTGCCGTTCCCCAAGGGCAGCCAGGAGGCGCAGGCGCACGACCTCGTGGCGGTGGCCGCCAAGAAGCCGCCGGCGGTGTCCCTGTTCGTGGCCTCCAGCCAGGACGACCCCGAGAGCTGGCCCACCACCAAGGCGTTCCTGGCGGCGGCCAAGGCGCCGATGTCGGTGACGTCCCTCATCGCCAAGACCGGGGGCCACCGCAGCGACGTGTGGGCCGGGCAGATGCCCCAGGCCCTGGTCTGGCTGGGGAAGACCGCGCCGGGCTTCGCCCCCGCCGGGACGCCCGCCCAGTAGCGGTCAGCAGCGGACGGCGGCGGCCGCGGGACGACGGCGGCGCGTCTGCAGGCTCCTCAGAGCTGTGCGGCCGTGCTCGTGTCGCAGGCGGCGGGGTCGCCGGAGTCGTACCCCGTCGAGAACCACCGCTGCCGCTGCTCGGCGGTGCCGTGGGTGTACGTCTCAGGGTCGGTCCGCCCGGTAGCGGCCTCCTGGATCCGGTCGTCGCCGACCGACGCCGCCGCGGAGAGCGCGTCCGCCACGTCGGTCTGCGTCAGCGGCTCCAGCAGGGGCCGGCCGGTGTCCGGGTCGGGGGTGGTCGTCGCGTGGTGGGCCCACACCCCCGCGAAGCAGTCGGCCTGGAGCTCGCTGCGGACCGCGGCGGAGTCCGCGCCGGTCCGGTCCCCCTGGACGCCGGCGAGCAGGCCCTGCTGGTCCTGCACCGCGTGCCCGAACTCGTGCGCCACCACGTACTCCTGGGCCAGCGGCCCGCCGCTGGCCCCGAACCTGTCGGTCAGCTCCTGGAAGAACGCGGTGTCGAAGTACGCCGTGCCGTCGCCCGGGCAGTAGAACGGGCCCACGTCGCTGGTCGCCTCCCCGCACGCCGTGCTCACCGCCCCCGTGAAGAGGGTCAGCGCCGGCTCCCGGTACTCGCCGGGCAGCAGCTGCCCCCACACGGCGTCGAGCGACTCGGCGGTGGCGATGACGCGGCAGTCGACGTCCTCGTTGGCCGCCTGGCCGGTGGTGCAGTCGGGGAACGCCTGGCGCCCGTCGACGGCCTGCCCCTGCTGGCTGCCGCCCCCGGAGCCGACCTGCTGCCCGGACACCACGCCGGACAGGTCCAGGCCGAAGTAGGCGCCCACGAGGAGGATGAGCAGGCCACCGACGCCCCCGCCCACGGCGACACCGCGCCGCCCTCCGCCGCCGCGCGAGGCGCGGCCGGGGTCGATCCTGCCGCCGGGGTCGAACGTCACGCCCGGCAGCCTGGCCCTGAGCGGGCCAGGCCGCCAGCCGTCAGCGGGTGGTCAGCCGGCCAGCGCCGCCAGCACCGCCGTCTCCAAGACGTCCAGCGCGTCGTCCAGCAGCGCCGGCTCGATGGTCAGCGGCGGCAGGAAGCGCAGCACGTTGCCGTACGTGCCGCAGGTCAGCGTCACCACGCCGGCCGCGTGGCAGGCGGCGCTGATGGCGGCGGCCCCCGCAGCGTCGGGCTGGCGCGTGGCGCGCCGCGCCCCGTCGCCGTCGTCCTCGGTCTCGACCACCTCGATCGCCAGCATCGCGCCGCGGCCGCGCACGTCACCGATGCCCGGCCGCTGCGCCTGCAGCGAGCGCAGGCGCGGCAGCATGCGCTCCTCGATGCTGCGGGCCGCGCCCACGAGGTCGAGGTCGGCCATGGCGTCCAGCGCCCCGAGGGCCGCGGCGCACGCGACGGGGTTGCCGCCGTAGGTGCCCCCGAGCCCGCCGCTGTGCACGGCGTCCATGGCGTCGGCGCGCCCGACCACCCCGGCCAGCGGCAGGCCGCCGGCCACGCCCTTGGCGATGGTCACGAGGTCGGGGCGGACGCCCTCCGCCTCGCAGGCGAACACGTCACCGGTGCGCGCGAACCCCGTCTGCACCTCGTCGGCCACGAACAGCGCGCCGTTCGCGCGGCACCAGGCGGCCAGCGCGGGCAGGAAGCCCGGGGCCGGCGCCACGAAGCCGCCCTCGCCCTGGACGGGCTCGATGACCACGCAGGCGACCTGGTCCGCGCCCACCTGGGCCTCGATGACCGCGATCGCGCGGGCCGCCGCCTGCTCCCCGGTCATCCCCTCCGGGTCGCGGAAGGGGTAGCTCATGGGCGCGCGGTAGACCTCGCCCGCGAACGGTCCGAAGCCCTTCTTGTAGGGCATGGCCTTGGCGGTCATGGCCATCGTGAGGTTGGTGCGGCCGTGGTAGGCGTGGTCGAAGACGACGACCGCGTCGCGCCCGGTGGCGTGGCGGGCGATCTTCACCGCGTTCTCCACCGCCTCCGAGCCGGTGTTGAACAGGGCGGCCTTGGCGGGACCGTCGACCGGGGCCAGGCGCACCAGCGCCTCGCACACCGCCACGTACTCCTCGTACGGGGTGACCATGAAGCAGGTGTGGGTGAAGTCGGCCACCTGCGCCTGCACGCGCTCCACCACGCGAGGCTGGGCGTGGCCCACGTTGACCACGGCGATGCCGGCGCCCAGGTCGATGAGCTGGTTGCCGTCCGCGTCGAGCAGCACGGCCCCCTCGGCGCGCTCGACGAACACCGGCAGCGTCGACCCGACGCCCTTGCTCACAGCCGCGAGCCGCCGCTCCTGCAGCGCCTTCGAGCGCGGGCCGGGGACCTCGGTGACGAGCCGGCGGACCTGCTCGAGGGGCTCGCGGGACGCGGTGGCGCTGCTGGTGGCGGAGGCGCTGCCGGTGGAGGAGCGGGGGTCGGCCGTGGTGGTCATGGAGACGAGGTTAGGACCCGCGCGGCCGCTTGTGGAGCGCCCACAGCACCCAGCCGGAGCCGCCGACCAGGCCCAGGCTCACCGCGCGGTAGAGGACGTCGGCGGCGAGCGCCTCGCCGGGGGTCGCCCCCGCCGCGACCAGGCCGACCGTCAGGGCCGCGTCCACCACGCCCAGGCCCGCCGGGACCAGCGGGAAGGACGCGGCGGCCATGGCGGCCGTGTACGCCAGCAGCACGTGCTCCGGGCGCAGCCCGTCGAGACCCGCCGCCGTGCAGCACAGCCACAGCGCCGCGGCGTCGAGCACCCAGTTGGCCAGCGCCCCCGCACCCGCCCACACCCACGTGCTGGGGCGGACCCGCACGGCCGCGAGGCCGTGCGCGCCCGCGTGCACCCGGTGCAGCGCGGCGCCCGTGCGGGGACGGCGGCCCGACAGCCGGGTGAGCGCGGCGGTGGTGACGTCGTGCGCCGTCGAGGCCCAGGCGCGGTGCGCGCCCAGCATCCGCGCCGCCACCACGACGACGACGAAGACCCCGGCCGCCGCCAGCAGGTGCCCCAGGTCTCCGCGCGCGCCGGTCCAGACGCCGCCCACCGCGCCGAGCAGGGCCAGCGCCGCCGACGAGAGCACGCCGCTGACCGCGATCACCCAGGTGGTGGTGGGCCGGGACGCGCCCAGGGCGGTCATCCGCGCGAAGTTGTGCGCGGTGGAGAAGACCGGGCCGCCCGGCAGGGAGATGCTCAGCGAGTGCGCCTCGAAGGCCAGCGCCGTGGTGGCCCGGCGCCGGGCCGCGCTCCGCGGGACCCCCGCGCCCAGCAGCAGCCGGCGCTGCATGACGGCGTACGCCACCATCGAGGCGAGGTCGACCAGCGCCGCCAGACCCAGCGTCCACCAGACGGGGTCGCTGACGGCGCGCAGCGCCCGCAGCACGTCGCGGCGCCCGGCGACCAGCTCCACCGCCACCACGCCGAGCAGCAGCACCACCACGGCCCAGCGCGTGAGGCGCCACCACGACGCCGCCGGACGCGCGGCGCCGCCGGTCGCACCGGTCGCGTCGGTCGCGTCGAGGTCGGGCACCGTGCTGCTCATCACCCCCATCATCGGCGCGCGAGGATGGAGGCGTGAGCAGCACGCGCGACGTCGTCCTCCTCGGGTCCACCGGGTCGATCGGCACGCAGGCCGAGGACGTCGTCGCCAGCGCCCCCGGGCGCTTCCGCGTGGTGGCCGTGGCCGCCGGCGGGTCCGACCCCGCGCGCCTGCGCCAGCTGGCCGAGCAGGCGGTGCGCCTCGAGGTGCAGGCCGTCGGCGTGGCCGACCCCGCCGCCGAGCCCGCGCTGCGCGAGCACCTGGCCTCCGCGGCCCGCGGGGCGGGCCGCACCGGGTGGGCCCCCGAGGTGCTCGCCGGGCCCGAGGCCGCGGTCGAGCTGGCCGGCCGGCGCTGCGACGTCGTCCTCAACGGCATGACGGGGTCGGTGGGCCTGCGGCCCACCCTGGCGGCGCTGGCGGCGGGCACCACCCTGGCGCTGGCCAACAAGGAGTCTCTGGTGGTGGGCGGGCCCCTGGTCAAGGCCCTCGCCGCTCCCGGGCAGGTGGTCCCGGTCGACTCCGAGCACTCCGCCATCGCCCAGTGCCTGCGCGGCGGCACGGCCGCGGAGGTGCGCCGGCTGGTGCTCACCGCGTCCGGCGGCCCCTTCCGCGGGCGCTCGCGCGCCTCGCTGGCCGAGGTGACCCCCGAGCAGGCGCTGGCCCACCCGACGTGGGCGATGGGCCCGGTGGTCACCACCAACTCCGCGACCATGGTCAACAAGGCCCTCGAGGTGGTGGAGGCGCACCTGCTCTTCGACCTCCCGCTGGAGCGCATCGACGTCGTCGTCCACCCGCAGTCGGTGGTGCACTCCATGGTGGAGTTCACCGACGGCTCGACCCTCGCCCAGTGCTCACCCCCGGACATGCGCCTGCCGATATCCCTGGGCATGGGGTGGCCGGACCGGGTGGAGCGCGCCGGCTACGGCGTCGACTGGACGCAGGCGACCGCGTGGACGTTCGAGCCGCTCGACGAGGAGGCCTTCCCCGCGGTGGCCCTGGCGCGCTCGGCGGCGACCACGGGCGGCACGGCGCCGGCGGTCTTCAACGCCGCCAACGAGGAGTGCGTCGCGGCGTTCCTCGCACGCCGGCTGCCGTTCCTGGGCATCGTGGACACCGTCGCCCGCGTGGTCGAGGAGCACCGCGGGCACAGCGCGCTCCCAGGCGAGGGGCTGACGGTGGACGACGTGCTGGCGGCAGAGGGCTGGGCGCGCACGCGCGCCCGCGAGCTGGTGGGGGTCTGAGCGGTGGGTGAGGTCGTGGCGTGGGTCGTCGGGGTCGGGGTGTTCGTGCTCGGCCTGGGGATCTCCATCGCCCTGCACGAGGTGGGGCACCTGCTGCCCGCCAAGCGCTTCGGCGTGAAGGTGACGCAGTACATGGTCGGCTTCGGGCCGACCCTCTGGTCGCGCCGGCGGGGTGAGACCGAGTACGGGGTGAAGGCGATCCCGCTCGGGGGCTACGTGCGGATGGTCGGCATGTACGCGCCGCTCACCGCCGTGGTGGAGGAGCGCGTCGACGACGAGGCGCGCGCCCTCGAGGGTGACGCCGCCGCCGCCGGACGGGTGCGCCGGCAGCGGCGCCAGGGCCCGTTCGCGCAGATGGCGGCCGACGCGCGCGCCCAGGCCGCCGAGGAGGTCGTGCCGGGGGAGGAGCACCGCTCCTTCCACCGCCTGCCCGTGGGTCGGCGGATCGTGGTGATGCTCGGCGGTCCGGTGGTCAACCTCGTCATCGCCACCGTGCTGCTCGGTGGATACGTCACCACCACCGGCCTGCCGCAGACCACGCCCGTGGTCAGCTCGGTCTCGCAGTGCGTGCTGCCCGCCGGGAGCGCACAGACGGCGTGCACCGCCTCGGACCCCGCCAGCCCCGCCGCGCGGGCCGGGCTGCAGCAGGGCGACCGCATCGTCTCGGTGGACGGCGTGGCCGCGGACGGCGACTGGACGCGCGTGCAGCAGACCATCCGGGCCTCGGCCGACAAGACCGTGCCGATCGTGGTGGAGCGCGGTGGGCAGCGGCTCACCCTGCAGGCGCCGATCATCCCCAACCAGGTGGCGCGGGTGTCTTCCTCCGGTGCCGTACAGACCGCGCCGGACGGCACCGTGCTCACCGACCGCGTCGGGTTCCTGGGCGTCACGCCCAGCACCGAGGTGGTGCCGCAGCCCGTCACCGCCGTGCCCGGCTTCATGGCCGAGCAGACCTGGAACGTCGCCAAGATCGTGCTGACGCTGCCGCAGCGCATGGTCGGGGTGGCGCAGGCCGCGTTCGGCGACGGTCCGCGCGACCCGAACGGGCCGATCGGCATCGTGGGCGTGGGGCGCCTGTCGGGGGAGATCGCGAGCAGCGACCTGTTCCACTCGACCGGGCAGCGGGTGGCGGCGATCGTCTCGGTGCTCGGCTCGCTGAACCTCGCGCTGTTCGTCTTCAACCTCGTGCCGCTGCTGCCGCTGGACGGCGGCCACGTGGCCGGGGCGCTGTGGGAGGGCGCCCGCCGCAAGGTGGCCTCCTGGCGGGGCCGGCCCGACCCGGGGCCCTTCGACCTCGCCAAGCTGCTGCCCGTCACCTACGCCGTCACCCTGGTGATCATCGCGATGTCCGGGCTGCTGCTCTACGCCGACGTGGTGCGCCCCATCACCCTGGGGTGACGCGCGCGGGCGGCGGGGGATACTGGTCGCATGGCATCGGTCCCGGTCAGCCTCGGCATGCCGAGCGTCAAGGAGGCGCCGCCCGTCCTGGCGCCCCGTCGTCCCACCCGGCAGATCAGGGTCGGCTCGGTCGGGGTCGGCAGCGAGTCGCCGGTGAGCGTCCAGTCCATGACGACGACGCCGACCACGGACATCAACGCCACGCTGCAGCAGATCGCCGAGCTGACGGCGTCCGGGTGCGACATCGTCCGCGTCGCGTGCCCCAGCCAGGACGACGCCGACGTCCTGCACATCATCGCCAAGAAGTCGCAGATCCCGGTGATCGCCGACATCCACTTCCAGCCCAAGTACGTCTTCACCGCCATCGAGGCCGGCTGCGCCGCGGTGCGCGTGAACCCCGGCAACATCCGCAAGTTCGACGACCAGGTCAAGGAGATCGCCCGCGCGGCGAAGGACCACGGCACGTCCATCCGGATCGGCGTCAACGCCGGGTCGCTCGACAAGCGGATCATGGACAAGCACGGCAAGGCCACCCCGGAGGCCCTCGTGGAGTCCGCGGTGTGGGAGGCGTCTCTCTTCGAGGAGCACGACTTCCACGACTTCAAGATCTCGGTGAAGCACAACGACCCCGTGGTCATGGTGCGCGCCTACGAGCTGCTCGCGGAGAAGGGCGACTGGCCGCTGCACCTCGGCGTCACCGAGGCCGGCCCCGCCTTCCAGGGCACCATCAAGTCCGCCACCGCGTTCGGCGCGCTGCTGTCCCAGGGCATCGGAGACACCATCCGCGTGTCCCTGTCGGCGCCGCCGGTGGAGGAGGTCAAGGTCGGCATCCAGATCCTGCAGTCGCTCAACCT from Quadrisphaera sp. RL12-1S carries:
- a CDS encoding alpha/beta hydrolase is translated as MSLTGSPLQYGSIAIAAVAFVVVIVLWGRLAKVNVVTVAVRAVALLGVNALVVFAMLVSANDYFAFYSGWDDLAGANADAVVATKGAARATETKAQENALLAGTTKPAAPQGTPVDGYDGRVQRLTVTGPSGTTGTVLVVLPRGYDDPSQASTTYPVLVALHGSPGSPKQWLTALDVRPAVDLVVKANQMAEPIVVLPDLGIPAGRDTECLDGPQGQPQVETWLSDALPKAVEASYRARTSPQAWAAMGFSMGGWCAAELTMLHPQQYGAGIVMGGYFRYEPGSGYVPFPKGSQEAQAHDLVAVAAKKPPAVSLFVASSQDDPESWPTTKAFLAAAKAPMSVTSLIAKTGGHRSDVWAGQMPQALVWLGKTAPGFAPAGTPAQ
- the ypfJ gene encoding KPN_02809 family neutral zinc metallopeptidase, which codes for MTFDPGGRIDPGRASRGGGGRRGVAVGGGVGGLLILLVGAYFGLDLSGVVSGQQVGSGGGSQQGQAVDGRQAFPDCTTGQAANEDVDCRVIATAESLDAVWGQLLPGEYREPALTLFTGAVSTACGEATSDVGPFYCPGDGTAYFDTAFFQELTDRFGASGGPLAQEYVVAHEFGHAVQDQQGLLAGVQGDRTGADSAAVRSELQADCFAGVWAHHATTTPDPDTGRPLLEPLTQTDVADALSAAASVGDDRIQEAATGRTDPETYTHGTAEQRQRWFSTGYDSGDPAACDTSTAAQL
- the gabT gene encoding 4-aminobutyrate--2-oxoglutarate transaminase codes for the protein MTTTADPRSSTGSASATSSATASREPLEQVRRLVTEVPGPRSKALQERRLAAVSKGVGSTLPVFVERAEGAVLLDADGNQLIDLGAGIAVVNVGHAQPRVVERVQAQVADFTHTCFMVTPYEEYVAVCEALVRLAPVDGPAKAALFNTGSEAVENAVKIARHATGRDAVVVFDHAYHGRTNLTMAMTAKAMPYKKGFGPFAGEVYRAPMSYPFRDPEGMTGEQAAARAIAVIEAQVGADQVACVVIEPVQGEGGFVAPAPGFLPALAAWCRANGALFVADEVQTGFARTGDVFACEAEGVRPDLVTIAKGVAGGLPLAGVVGRADAMDAVHSGGLGGTYGGNPVACAAALGALDAMADLDLVGAARSIEERMLPRLRSLQAQRPGIGDVRGRGAMLAIEVVETEDDGDGARRATRQPDAAGAAAISAACHAAGVVTLTCGTYGNVLRFLPPLTIEPALLDDALDVLETAVLAALAG
- a CDS encoding lysylphosphatidylglycerol synthase transmembrane domain-containing protein, with the protein product MSSTVPDLDATDATGATGGAARPAASWWRLTRWAVVVLLLGVVAVELVAGRRDVLRALRAVSDPVWWTLGLAALVDLASMVAYAVMQRRLLLGAGVPRSAARRRATTALAFEAHSLSISLPGGPVFSTAHNFARMTALGASRPTTTWVIAVSGVLSSAALALLGAVGGVWTGARGDLGHLLAAAGVFVVVVVAARMLGAHRAWASTAHDVTTAALTRLSGRRPRTGAALHRVHAGAHGLAAVRVRPSTWVWAGAGALANWVLDAAALWLCCTAAGLDGLRPEHVLLAYTAAMAAASFPLVPAGLGVVDAALTVGLVAAGATPGEALAADVLYRAVSLGLVGGSGWVLWALHKRPRGS
- the dxr gene encoding 1-deoxy-D-xylulose-5-phosphate reductoisomerase; protein product: MSSTRDVVLLGSTGSIGTQAEDVVASAPGRFRVVAVAAGGSDPARLRQLAEQAVRLEVQAVGVADPAAEPALREHLASAARGAGRTGWAPEVLAGPEAAVELAGRRCDVVLNGMTGSVGLRPTLAALAAGTTLALANKESLVVGGPLVKALAAPGQVVPVDSEHSAIAQCLRGGTAAEVRRLVLTASGGPFRGRSRASLAEVTPEQALAHPTWAMGPVVTTNSATMVNKALEVVEAHLLFDLPLERIDVVVHPQSVVHSMVEFTDGSTLAQCSPPDMRLPISLGMGWPDRVERAGYGVDWTQATAWTFEPLDEEAFPAVALARSAATTGGTAPAVFNAANEECVAAFLARRLPFLGIVDTVARVVEEHRGHSALPGEGLTVDDVLAAEGWARTRARELVGV
- a CDS encoding M50 family metallopeptidase, producing the protein MAWVVGVGVFVLGLGISIALHEVGHLLPAKRFGVKVTQYMVGFGPTLWSRRRGETEYGVKAIPLGGYVRMVGMYAPLTAVVEERVDDEARALEGDAAAAGRVRRQRRQGPFAQMAADARAQAAEEVVPGEEHRSFHRLPVGRRIVVMLGGPVVNLVIATVLLGGYVTTTGLPQTTPVVSSVSQCVLPAGSAQTACTASDPASPAARAGLQQGDRIVSVDGVAADGDWTRVQQTIRASADKTVPIVVERGGQRLTLQAPIIPNQVARVSSSGAVQTAPDGTVLTDRVGFLGVTPSTEVVPQPVTAVPGFMAEQTWNVAKIVLTLPQRMVGVAQAAFGDGPRDPNGPIGIVGVGRLSGEIASSDLFHSTGQRVAAIVSVLGSLNLALFVFNLVPLLPLDGGHVAGALWEGARRKVASWRGRPDPGPFDLAKLLPVTYAVTLVIIAMSGLLLYADVVRPITLG
- the ispG gene encoding flavodoxin-dependent (E)-4-hydroxy-3-methylbut-2-enyl-diphosphate synthase, producing the protein MASVPVSLGMPSVKEAPPVLAPRRPTRQIRVGSVGVGSESPVSVQSMTTTPTTDINATLQQIAELTASGCDIVRVACPSQDDADVLHIIAKKSQIPVIADIHFQPKYVFTAIEAGCAAVRVNPGNIRKFDDQVKEIARAAKDHGTSIRIGVNAGSLDKRIMDKHGKATPEALVESAVWEASLFEEHDFHDFKISVKHNDPVVMVRAYELLAEKGDWPLHLGVTEAGPAFQGTIKSATAFGALLSQGIGDTIRVSLSAPPVEEVKVGIQILQSLNLRERKLEIVSCPSCGRAQVDVYTLADEVTAGLEGMSVPLRVAVMGCVVNGPGEAREADLGVASGNGKGQIFVKGQVIKTVPEHDIVATLIEEANRLAAEMGEVEGAAPSVSVG